A window from Populus trichocarpa isolate Nisqually-1 chromosome 3, P.trichocarpa_v4.1, whole genome shotgun sequence encodes these proteins:
- the LOC7478287 gene encoding pleiotropic drug resistance protein 1 isoform X5, with protein sequence MESADISRGSSRGVSSVWRNSTVEVFSRSSREEDDEEALKWAALEKLPTYDRLRKGILTSASRGIISEVDIENLGVQERKQLLERLVKVADEDNEKFLWKLKNRVERVGIEFPTIEVRYENLNIEAEAYVGSSALPSFAKFIFHIIEGFFIALHVLPSRKKPLTILKDVSGIIKPSRLTLLLGPPNSGKTTLLLAMAGKLDPSLKFSGHVTYNGHEMNEFVPQRTAAYVSQHDLHIGEMTVRETLEFSARCQGVGHLHEMLAELSRREKEANIKPDQDVDVFMKAVATQGQEASVITDYVLKILGLEVCADTLVGDEMIRGISGGQRKRVTTGEMLVGPSRALLMDEISTGLDSSTTYQIVNSLKQTIHVLNCTAVISLLQPAPETYDLFDDIILLSDGQIVYQGPRENVLGFFEHMGFKCPDRKGVADFLQEVTSKKDQEQYWAIKDQPYRFVRVNEFSEAFQSFNVGRKIADELSIPFDKTKNHPAALVNKKYGAGKMDLLKANFSREYLLMKRNSFVYIFKICQLTVVALISMSLFFRTKMHHDTVADGGIYTGALFFTVIIIMFNGMSELSMTIVKLPVFYKQRELLFFPPWAYSIPPWILKIPVTFVEVAAWVLLTYYVIGFDPNVERLLRQYFLLLLINQMASALFRFIAAAGRNMIVANTFGSFALLTLFALGGFILSREQIKKWWIWGYWLSPLMYGQNAIVVNEFLGHSWSHIPGTSTEPLGIQVLKSREFFTEANWYWIGVGATVGFMLLFNICFALALTFLNAFEKPQAFIFEESEREGSVGKTGGAVQLSNHGSSHKNKTENGDEINRNGFASIGEASDNRKRGMVLPFEPHSITFDDVIYSVDMPQEMKIQGVVEDRLVLLKGVNGAFRPGVLTTLMGVSGAGKTTLMDVLAGRKTGGYIEGDIKISGYPKKQETFARIAGYCEQNDIHSPHVTVYESLLYSAWLRLPPEVDSETRKMFIDEVMELVELDSLRNALVGLPGVNGLSTEQRKRLTIAVELVANPSIIFMDEPTSGLDARAAAIVMRTVRNTVDTGRTVVCTIHQPSIDIFDAFDELFLMKRGGEEIYVGPLGHHSTHLIKYFEAIEGVSKIKDGYNPATWMLEVTASSQEMALEVDFANIYKNSDLFRRNKALIAELSTPAPGSKDVHFPTRYSTSFFTQCMACLWKQHWSYWRNPPYTAVRFLFTTFIALMFGTMFWDLGSKVKTTQDLSNAMGSMYAAVLFLGFQNGTAVQPVVAVERTVFYRERAAGMYSALPYAFAQALIELPYVFVQAAVYGVIVYAMIGFEWTAAKFFWYLFFMYFTLLYFTFYGMMAVAVTPNHHIAGIVSTAFYAIWNLFSGFIIPRTRIPIWWRWYYWGCPVSWSLYGLVVSQYGDIQEPITATQTVEGYVKDYFGFDHDFLGVVAAVVLGWTVLFAFIFAFSIKAFNFQRR encoded by the exons GTAGTTCTAGAGGAGTTTCGTCAGTATGGAGAAACAGCACTGTGGAAGTGTTTTCAAGATCTTcaagagaagaagatgatgaagaggcTCTAAAATGGGCTGCGCTTGAGAAACTACCTACCTATGATCGTTTAAGGAAAGGTATATTAACGAGTGCGTCAAGAGGTATAATTAGTGAGGTAGATATTGAGAACCTTGGAGTCCAAGAGAGAAAACAGTTGCTTGAGAGGTTGGTCAAAGTTGCAGACGAGGATAATGAGAAGTTCTTGTGGAAACTCAAGAACCGTGTTGAAAG GGTTGGAATTGAGTTTCCAACAATTGAAGTTCGGTACGAGAATCTAAATATTGAAGCAGAAGCTTACGTGGGAAGTAGTGCTTTGCCTTCATTCGCCAAGttcatttttcatataataGAG ggtttttttattgctcTTCATGTCCTTCCAAGTAGAAAGAAGCCACTCACCATCCTTAAGGATGTTAGTGGAATCATCAAGCCATCAAG ATTGACTTTGCTTTTGGGTCCTCCGAATTCTGGGAAGACCACACTGTTGTTGGCAATGGCTGGAAAGCTTGATCCTAGTCTGAAG TTTTCTGGTCATGTGACTTACAATGGTCATGAGATGAACGAATTTGTACCACAAAGAACGGCTGCCTATGTCAGTCAACATGATCTCCATATAGGAGAAATGACTGTGAGGGAGACTTTGGAATTCTCTGCCAGATGCCAAGGGGTTGGCCACCTACATG AGATGCTAGCAGAGTTGtcgagaagagagaaagaagccAACATCAAGCCTGATCAAGATGTTGATGTCTTCATGAAG GCAGTAGCAACACAAGGTCAAGAGGCCAGTGTCATCACCGATTACGTCTTGAAG ATATTAGGATTGGAAGTCTGCGCAGATACTTTGGTAGGGGATGAAATGATAAGGGGTATATCTGGAGGACAAAGGAAGCGTGTTACAACCG GGGAAATGCTGGTCGGACCATCAAGGGCATTGCTTATGGATGAGATTTCTACAGGCCTGGATAGCTCAACAACTTACCAAATTGTGAACTCATTAAAGCAAACTATTCACGTTCTCAATTGCACTGCTGTCATCTCACTTCTCCAGCCAGCACCAGAGACTTATGACCTCTTTGATGACATCATTCTCCTGTCAGATGGCCAAATTGTGTACCAGGGTCCTCGTGAAAATGTGCTTGGATTTTTTGAACATATGGGCTTCAAGTGTCCCGACAGAAAAGGCGTGGCAGACTTTCTACAAGAA GTGACATCAAAAAAAGATCAAGAGCAGTATTGGGCAATTAAAGATCAGCCTTACAGGTTTGTCAGGGTCAACGAATTTTCTGAGGCATTTCAGTCATTCAACGTGGGACGAAAGATCGCAGATGAGCTTTCAATCCCATTTGACAAGACTAAGAACCATCCAGCTGCATtggtaaacaaaaaatatggagCTGGAAAGATGGATCTGCTTAAAGCTAACTTCTCAAGAGAATACTTGCTCATGAAGAGGAACTCATTTGTCTACATCTTCAAGATATGCCAA CTGACAGTAGTGGCATTGATTTCCATGTCACTCTTTTTTCGGACCAAGATGCATCATGATACGGTTGCCGATGGAGGAATTTATACCGGTGCTTTGTTCTTCACTGTGATCATTATAATGTTTAATGGAATGTCAGAGCTATCTATGACCATCGTAAAGCTTCCTGTGTTTTACAAGCAAAGGGAACTCCTATTCTTTCCTCCATGGGCATATTCAATTCCTCCATGGATTCTGAAAATTCCCGTCACGTTTGTTGAAGTTGCTGCATGGGTGCTCCTAACCTATTATGTAATTGGATTTGATCCAAATGTTGAAAG gCTTTTAAGGCAGTACTTTCTGCTTTTGCTAATTAACCAGATGGCATCTGCACTATTTCGATTTATTGCTGCAGCTGGAAGGAACATGATTGTTGCTAACACTTTTGGGTCTTTTGCGCTACTTACACTTTTTGCATTGGGTGGCTTTATCTTGTCTCGAG AGCAAATAAAAAAGTGGTGGATATGGGGTTACTGGCTTTCACCATTGATGTATGGGCAGAACGCAATAGTAGTGAATGAGTTCCTTGGACATAGCTGGAGTCAT ATTCCTGGAACCTCCACAGAACCACTAGGAATCCAAGTTTTGAAGAGTCGCGAATTTTTCACTGAAGCAAATTGGTATTGGATAGGAGTAGGGGCAACAGTAGGATTCATGCTACTGTTCAATATCTGCTTCGCTTTGGCCCTCACTTTCCTCAATG CATTTGAGAAGCCTCAAGCTTTTATATTTGAAGAATCCGAAAGGGAAGGTTCTGTTGGCAAAACAGGAGGAGCTGTTCAGTTATCAAACCATGGAAGTagccacaaaaacaaaacag AGAATGGAGATGAAATTAATAGAAATGGTTTTGCGTCCATTGGTGAAGCCAGCGATAACAGGAAGAGAGGGATGGTTCTTCCATTTGAACCACATTCCATCACATTTGATGATGTTATTTACTCCGTTGACATGCCACAG GAAATGAAAATTCAAGGAGTAGTTGAGGATAGATTGGTGCTTTTGAAGGGTGTGAATGGTGCTTTCAGGCCTGGTGTCCTTACAACTTTGATGGGTGTTAGTGGTGCAGGAAAAACGACTTTGATGGATGTGCTGGCAGGTAGGAAAACTGGTGGATATATTGAGGGAGACATCAAAATTTCTGGGTACCCAAAGAAGCAAGAAACTTTTGCTAGAATTGCAGGATACTGTGAACAAAATGACATTCACTCTCCACATGTTACTGTCTACGAATCCTTACTCTACTCAGCCTGGCTTCGTCTACCCCCTGAAGTTGATTCTGAAACCAGAAAG ATGTTCATTGACGAAGTCATGGAGCTTGTGGAGTTGGATTCGTTGCGCAATGCATTAGTTGGGTTGCCTGGTGTGAATGGTTTGTCCACTGAGCAGCGCAAGCGTCTAACCATTGCAGTAGAGCTCGTTGCAAACCCCTCTATCATATTCATGGATGAGCCAACTTCAGGGTTAGATGCTAGAGCTGCTGCAATTGTGATGAGAACAGTAAGAAACACTGTGGACACAGGAAGAACAGTTGTATGCACCATCCACCAGCCCAGTATAGATATATTTGATGCTTTTGATGAG CTATTCCTGATGAAGCGAGGAGGAGAAGAGATATATGTGGGGCCATTGGGTCACCATTCTACCCATCTAATTAAATACTTTGAG GCAATTGAAGGAGTGAGTAAAATTAAAGATGGTTATAATCCAGCAACATGGATGTTGGAAGTTACTGCTTCATCACAAGAGATGGCTTTGGAGGTTGATTTTGCTAATATTTACAAGAATTCAGATCTGTTCAG GAGAAACAAAGCTCTCATTGCGGAATTAAGCACACCTGCTCCCGGCTCCAAGGACGTTCATTTCCCTACACGGTATTCAACATCATTTTTCACACAATGTATGGCTTGCTTGTGGAAGCAACATTGGTCATACTGGAGGAACCCACCGTACACGGCCGTGAGATTTCTTTTCACAACCTTTATAGCCTTGATGTTTGGAACAATGTTCTGGGACCTTGGCTCCAAAGT GAAAACTACCCAAGATCTTTCCAACGCAATGGGTTCGATGTATGCAGCAGTTCTCTTCCTTGGTTTTCAAAATGGAACAGCTGTGCAGCCAGTGGTGGCTGTTGAAAGAACTGTCTTCTACAGAGAAAGGGCTGCTGGAATGTATTCAGCTTTGCCCTATGCCTTTGCACAG GCCCTGATTGAGCTTCCATATGTCTTTGTTCAAGCTGCAGTCTACGGCGTTATAGTTTATGCAATGATTGGATTTGAATGGACTGCAGCTAAGTTCTTTTGGTATCTATTCTTTATGTACTTCACACTATTATACTTCACCTTTTATGGAATGATGGCTGTAGCTGTGACTCCAAACCACCACATAGCTGGCATAGTTTCCACAGCATTTTATGCAATCTGGAACCTCTTCTCAGGGTTTATAATTCCCCGAACT CGGATACCTATATGGTGGAGATGGTACTACTGGGGATGCCCCGTATCATGGTCCTTGTATGGATTGGTTGTGTCACAGTATGGAGATATACAGGAACCCATTACCGCAACTCAAACAGTGGAAGGATATGTCAAGGATTACTTCGGTTTTGACCACGATTTTCTTGGAGTAGTTGCAGCCGTGGTTCTTGGGTGGACTGTCCTCTTTGCCTTCATTTTCGCCTTCTCTATAAAGGCCTTCAACTTCCAGAGGCGATAG
- the LOC7478287 gene encoding pleiotropic drug resistance protein 1 isoform X4, whose protein sequence is MESADISRGSDSFRGSSRGVSSVWRNSTVEVFSRSSREEDDEEALKWAALEKLPTYDRLRKGILTSASRGIISEVDIENLGVQERKQLLERLVKVADEDNEKFLWKLKNRVERVGIEFPTIEVRYENLNIEAEAYVGSSALPSFAKFIFHIIEGFFIALHVLPSRKKPLTILKDVSGIIKPSRLTLLLGPPNSGKTTLLLAMAGKLDPSLKFSGHVTYNGHEMNEFVPQRTAAYVSQHDLHIGEMTVRETLEFSARCQGVGHLHEMLAELSRREKEANIKPDQDVDVFMKAVATQGQEASVITDYVLKILGLEVCADTLVGDEMIRGISGGQRKRVTTGEMLVGPSRALLMDEISTGLDSSTTYQIVNSLKQTIHVLNCTAVISLLQPAPETYDLFDDIILLSDGQIVYQGPRENVLGFFEHMGFKCPDRKGVADFLQEVTSKKDQEQYWAIKDQPYRFVRVNEFSEAFQSFNVGRKIADELSIPFDKTKNHPAALVNKKYGAGKMDLLKANFSREYLLMKRNSFVYIFKICQLTVVALISMSLFFRTKMHHDTVADGGIYTGALFFTVIIIMFNGMSELSMTIVKLPVFYKQRELLFFPPWAYSIPPWILKIPVTFVEVAAWVLLTYYVIGFDPNVERLLRQYFLLLLINQMASALFRFIAAAGRNMIVANTFGSFALLTLFALGGFILSREQIKKWWIWGYWLSPLMYGQNAIVVNEFLGHSWSHIPGTSTEPLGIQVLKSREFFTEANWYWIGVGATVGFMLLFNICFALALTFLNAFEKPQAFIFEESEREGSVGKTGGAVQLSNHGSSHKNKTENGDEINRNGFASIGEASDNRKRGMVLPFEPHSITFDDVIYSVDMPQEMKIQGVVEDRLVLLKGVNGAFRPGVLTTLMGVSGAGKTTLMDVLAGRKTGGYIEGDIKISGYPKKQETFARIAGYCEQNDIHSPHVTVYESLLYSAWLRLPPEVDSETRKMFIDEVMELVELDSLRNALVGLPGVNGLSTEQRKRLTIAVELVANPSIIFMDEPTSGLDARAAAIVMRTVRNTVDTGRTVVCTIHQPSIDIFDAFDELFLMKRGGEEIYVGPLGHHSTHLIKYFEAIEGVSKIKDGYNPATWMLEVTASSQEMALEVDFANIYKNSDLFRRNKALIAELSTPAPGSKDVHFPTRYSTSFFTQCMACLWKQHWSYWRNPPYTAVRFLFTTFIALMFGTMFWDLGSKVKTTQDLSNAMGSMYAAVLFLGFQNGTAVQPVVAVERTVFYRERAAGMYSALPYAFAQALIELPYVFVQAAVYGVIVYAMIGFEWTAAKFFWYLFFMYFTLLYFTFYGMMAVAVTPNHHIAGIVSTAFYAIWNLFSGFIIPRTRIPIWWRWYYWGCPVSWSLYGLVVSQYGDIQEPITATQTVEGYVKDYFGFDHDFLGVVAAVVLGWTVLFAFIFAFSIKAFNFQRR, encoded by the exons GTAGTTCTAGAGGAGTTTCGTCAGTATGGAGAAACAGCACTGTGGAAGTGTTTTCAAGATCTTcaagagaagaagatgatgaagaggcTCTAAAATGGGCTGCGCTTGAGAAACTACCTACCTATGATCGTTTAAGGAAAGGTATATTAACGAGTGCGTCAAGAGGTATAATTAGTGAGGTAGATATTGAGAACCTTGGAGTCCAAGAGAGAAAACAGTTGCTTGAGAGGTTGGTCAAAGTTGCAGACGAGGATAATGAGAAGTTCTTGTGGAAACTCAAGAACCGTGTTGAAAG GGTTGGAATTGAGTTTCCAACAATTGAAGTTCGGTACGAGAATCTAAATATTGAAGCAGAAGCTTACGTGGGAAGTAGTGCTTTGCCTTCATTCGCCAAGttcatttttcatataataGAG ggtttttttattgctcTTCATGTCCTTCCAAGTAGAAAGAAGCCACTCACCATCCTTAAGGATGTTAGTGGAATCATCAAGCCATCAAG ATTGACTTTGCTTTTGGGTCCTCCGAATTCTGGGAAGACCACACTGTTGTTGGCAATGGCTGGAAAGCTTGATCCTAGTCTGAAG TTTTCTGGTCATGTGACTTACAATGGTCATGAGATGAACGAATTTGTACCACAAAGAACGGCTGCCTATGTCAGTCAACATGATCTCCATATAGGAGAAATGACTGTGAGGGAGACTTTGGAATTCTCTGCCAGATGCCAAGGGGTTGGCCACCTACATG AGATGCTAGCAGAGTTGtcgagaagagagaaagaagccAACATCAAGCCTGATCAAGATGTTGATGTCTTCATGAAG GCAGTAGCAACACAAGGTCAAGAGGCCAGTGTCATCACCGATTACGTCTTGAAG ATATTAGGATTGGAAGTCTGCGCAGATACTTTGGTAGGGGATGAAATGATAAGGGGTATATCTGGAGGACAAAGGAAGCGTGTTACAACCG GGGAAATGCTGGTCGGACCATCAAGGGCATTGCTTATGGATGAGATTTCTACAGGCCTGGATAGCTCAACAACTTACCAAATTGTGAACTCATTAAAGCAAACTATTCACGTTCTCAATTGCACTGCTGTCATCTCACTTCTCCAGCCAGCACCAGAGACTTATGACCTCTTTGATGACATCATTCTCCTGTCAGATGGCCAAATTGTGTACCAGGGTCCTCGTGAAAATGTGCTTGGATTTTTTGAACATATGGGCTTCAAGTGTCCCGACAGAAAAGGCGTGGCAGACTTTCTACAAGAA GTGACATCAAAAAAAGATCAAGAGCAGTATTGGGCAATTAAAGATCAGCCTTACAGGTTTGTCAGGGTCAACGAATTTTCTGAGGCATTTCAGTCATTCAACGTGGGACGAAAGATCGCAGATGAGCTTTCAATCCCATTTGACAAGACTAAGAACCATCCAGCTGCATtggtaaacaaaaaatatggagCTGGAAAGATGGATCTGCTTAAAGCTAACTTCTCAAGAGAATACTTGCTCATGAAGAGGAACTCATTTGTCTACATCTTCAAGATATGCCAA CTGACAGTAGTGGCATTGATTTCCATGTCACTCTTTTTTCGGACCAAGATGCATCATGATACGGTTGCCGATGGAGGAATTTATACCGGTGCTTTGTTCTTCACTGTGATCATTATAATGTTTAATGGAATGTCAGAGCTATCTATGACCATCGTAAAGCTTCCTGTGTTTTACAAGCAAAGGGAACTCCTATTCTTTCCTCCATGGGCATATTCAATTCCTCCATGGATTCTGAAAATTCCCGTCACGTTTGTTGAAGTTGCTGCATGGGTGCTCCTAACCTATTATGTAATTGGATTTGATCCAAATGTTGAAAG gCTTTTAAGGCAGTACTTTCTGCTTTTGCTAATTAACCAGATGGCATCTGCACTATTTCGATTTATTGCTGCAGCTGGAAGGAACATGATTGTTGCTAACACTTTTGGGTCTTTTGCGCTACTTACACTTTTTGCATTGGGTGGCTTTATCTTGTCTCGAG AGCAAATAAAAAAGTGGTGGATATGGGGTTACTGGCTTTCACCATTGATGTATGGGCAGAACGCAATAGTAGTGAATGAGTTCCTTGGACATAGCTGGAGTCAT ATTCCTGGAACCTCCACAGAACCACTAGGAATCCAAGTTTTGAAGAGTCGCGAATTTTTCACTGAAGCAAATTGGTATTGGATAGGAGTAGGGGCAACAGTAGGATTCATGCTACTGTTCAATATCTGCTTCGCTTTGGCCCTCACTTTCCTCAATG CATTTGAGAAGCCTCAAGCTTTTATATTTGAAGAATCCGAAAGGGAAGGTTCTGTTGGCAAAACAGGAGGAGCTGTTCAGTTATCAAACCATGGAAGTagccacaaaaacaaaacag AGAATGGAGATGAAATTAATAGAAATGGTTTTGCGTCCATTGGTGAAGCCAGCGATAACAGGAAGAGAGGGATGGTTCTTCCATTTGAACCACATTCCATCACATTTGATGATGTTATTTACTCCGTTGACATGCCACAG GAAATGAAAATTCAAGGAGTAGTTGAGGATAGATTGGTGCTTTTGAAGGGTGTGAATGGTGCTTTCAGGCCTGGTGTCCTTACAACTTTGATGGGTGTTAGTGGTGCAGGAAAAACGACTTTGATGGATGTGCTGGCAGGTAGGAAAACTGGTGGATATATTGAGGGAGACATCAAAATTTCTGGGTACCCAAAGAAGCAAGAAACTTTTGCTAGAATTGCAGGATACTGTGAACAAAATGACATTCACTCTCCACATGTTACTGTCTACGAATCCTTACTCTACTCAGCCTGGCTTCGTCTACCCCCTGAAGTTGATTCTGAAACCAGAAAG ATGTTCATTGACGAAGTCATGGAGCTTGTGGAGTTGGATTCGTTGCGCAATGCATTAGTTGGGTTGCCTGGTGTGAATGGTTTGTCCACTGAGCAGCGCAAGCGTCTAACCATTGCAGTAGAGCTCGTTGCAAACCCCTCTATCATATTCATGGATGAGCCAACTTCAGGGTTAGATGCTAGAGCTGCTGCAATTGTGATGAGAACAGTAAGAAACACTGTGGACACAGGAAGAACAGTTGTATGCACCATCCACCAGCCCAGTATAGATATATTTGATGCTTTTGATGAG CTATTCCTGATGAAGCGAGGAGGAGAAGAGATATATGTGGGGCCATTGGGTCACCATTCTACCCATCTAATTAAATACTTTGAG GCAATTGAAGGAGTGAGTAAAATTAAAGATGGTTATAATCCAGCAACATGGATGTTGGAAGTTACTGCTTCATCACAAGAGATGGCTTTGGAGGTTGATTTTGCTAATATTTACAAGAATTCAGATCTGTTCAG GAGAAACAAAGCTCTCATTGCGGAATTAAGCACACCTGCTCCCGGCTCCAAGGACGTTCATTTCCCTACACGGTATTCAACATCATTTTTCACACAATGTATGGCTTGCTTGTGGAAGCAACATTGGTCATACTGGAGGAACCCACCGTACACGGCCGTGAGATTTCTTTTCACAACCTTTATAGCCTTGATGTTTGGAACAATGTTCTGGGACCTTGGCTCCAAAGT GAAAACTACCCAAGATCTTTCCAACGCAATGGGTTCGATGTATGCAGCAGTTCTCTTCCTTGGTTTTCAAAATGGAACAGCTGTGCAGCCAGTGGTGGCTGTTGAAAGAACTGTCTTCTACAGAGAAAGGGCTGCTGGAATGTATTCAGCTTTGCCCTATGCCTTTGCACAG GCCCTGATTGAGCTTCCATATGTCTTTGTTCAAGCTGCAGTCTACGGCGTTATAGTTTATGCAATGATTGGATTTGAATGGACTGCAGCTAAGTTCTTTTGGTATCTATTCTTTATGTACTTCACACTATTATACTTCACCTTTTATGGAATGATGGCTGTAGCTGTGACTCCAAACCACCACATAGCTGGCATAGTTTCCACAGCATTTTATGCAATCTGGAACCTCTTCTCAGGGTTTATAATTCCCCGAACT CGGATACCTATATGGTGGAGATGGTACTACTGGGGATGCCCCGTATCATGGTCCTTGTATGGATTGGTTGTGTCACAGTATGGAGATATACAGGAACCCATTACCGCAACTCAAACAGTGGAAGGATATGTCAAGGATTACTTCGGTTTTGACCACGATTTTCTTGGAGTAGTTGCAGCCGTGGTTCTTGGGTGGACTGTCCTCTTTGCCTTCATTTTCGCCTTCTCTATAAAGGCCTTCAACTTCCAGAGGCGATAG